TTGAAGACGGCAACCATTGCAGCAGCTTAATCAGAGGTGTCTTGCGGCTCGAACTGCGGGAGTAATTGAGCGGGAACTTTACGAGGTCCCGTGAACTAAGACACCACAATCGCCCAAGTCATATTGGCCGTGCTGGCAGGCCACGGATCGCACTCCCTCAAGGAAAATTATAATTTGTTTCTCTAAGATTAATAAAAtacatatttttctatattttatttgtgtaTTTAGGTACATTGTCACGCCCTCGTTTAATTTTTCCACCCGCGCATGAGAAATACTTTTTCTTCTTAACTATTTTTCGTGTCAAACACCTTGCTGTCAGCAAATCGGCAGAACAATCCCTCGGATTTAACACaggtactacctccgtttcataattctcgtctcaaatttgttcaaaaataaatgtatctatatgtAAAAAATgcgatacatgtaatatttcgacaagaatcgTCATAGAAGGGAGCACGTGCCAGTAGAACGGAATCACCGATTAAACAAAGCTAACAGCAAGACCGGATATTGACATTATTCTGTACAGTGTACACTCTGTCTGAAATCGACAACCTCCCCACTCCCAGCTCCCTCACTCATCGCTCTTTACTCCGCTGAGCAACCAAGCAAAGCGACGCCAACGCCGCCGGCACGCCCGAGATCCCTCCCCGCCGCTGTCTTCCTCCACTCACTCGCGCGCGGGGGATCAGAGACTAGAGGCCGCGTACggacggggtcggcgccggccgccatgGGGTCGGTGTCGCTGAAGCTGCCGGCGACCCGGCGCCGTCACGGGCGCGTGCTCGCCTGCCTCTGTTCCCCGGCGCCGCTCAACCTCCTCAtgctcctctccctcgtctccaccaacctcctcgccctcctcgccttcttctccacccccGGCGTCCCCCCCACCACCCAAACCCCATCCTCCTCCGACCTCTCCGCCCAcgtcgccgccatcgcgcGCGAGATCGGCaccggcgcctcctcctcctccagcaccCCCCTCCCGGCCGACCTGCCCCCGGagcttctcctcttcctcaccCCACACGCGCTCCCGCTCGGCCGCGACGCGCGCTCGGGGCTCACCCACATGCCGGCCTCCGTCGGCTCCGTCTGCCTCAGATCCCCTTccgctctctccctcctctcccaaTTCATGTCCTACGCGCCCCATGCCGCCTGCCCCCTcaacgccaccgccgccaccctccccCGCCGTCTCGTCTCCAAGGGCTGCGAGccgctcccccgccgccgctgcctcacccgccgccgcgccccctcctcctcctcctccacctccggccTCGACCCCCGCCGCTGGGTCACCCCCTCGCGGAGCAACAGCAACCCCCACGAGTTCCTCATCGACGACGTCATCAAACTAACCAAGATCCGGATCGGCCTCGacgtctccgtctccggcggcgccgccgacttCGCGTCCCGGATGAAGGAGCGCAACGGGGCCACCGTCGTCACCTCCGTGCTCGAGCCGGCGACGAGCGAGCTCGTGGCGGCCAGGGGCCTGTTCCCGCTGCTGCTGTCCCCGGCGCACCGGCTGCCCTTCTACGACGGGGTGTTCGACCTCGTgcacgccgccggcgccgcggccctggacggcgccggcgcgcccgCGATGGGGCTGGCGGGGACGCCCGAGGCGCTCGAGTTCTTCTTGTTCGACGTTGACCGCGTGCTGCGCGTCGGCGGGCTGCTCTGGATAGACAGCTACCCGTGCCAGAGCGACGAAAGGAGGCGGGTTGTCATCAAGCTCATTGACAGGTTTGGGTACAAGAAGCTCAAGTGGGTTGTCGGAGAGAagcccagcggcggcggtggcgcaaAGGCGTCCGTCTACCTCTCCGCCGTGTTGCGGAAGCCGGCGAGGGTCTGATGATGAGAGCCTGGAACTGTATGGAAGGATTGATTTGCTTGCTCCTGGCTCCCTTGATCATCGAAGGTACGAACGAATGTACCTTCCAATTGTTTGTAGTTCAAAGAATTTTGATGAGAGGAATGTAGTGCATTTTAGCTGCCACCGATTATTTTTAGACAatggaagaaagaaacagGTGCTACGGATTAGCTTGATTCCGTTGGTTGTTCAGAGATAGTAACTGCAAGCAAAAATGTACAACCTCCTTTTCTACTTCTATTTTGTACTACTAGGCTGCCATAGATGGGAAAAGATGCTGTAGGATTTGGTGCTCTTCTGTGCAGTTGCAAGGAGGCTGGCAAATGTTGTGATCTTGCTAATTCAGGATGAAaaggaagtttttttttcctagaaTACTGGATGAAAAGGAAGTCAGATGATGCTCTTGGAGCTACTTGTTGATCAAATGGTCCCTCTGTCTGAATCCTACCATTGGTACCAGTCTGTTGTGGAGCTCCTTTCAGTGGTCTGTTCGATTGATAGGCTGCCAAATGATGTGATCTTTCGTTTTGGGTGGAATGGAAAATTAAATGACGCTCTTCTAGCTGCCTACATTGATGTGAGGACCTCCTTTTGATCAATTAATCTCCATCTTCATCTAGCATAGAAAAAACTGTATAAGAAAAACACTCCAACAGTTGTTCCTCTGATTTCTGCCAAAATTACAGACATCTTATGGATGAGGCTTGATTATTAACAAATTTATAAAGCAAAAAATGTTCCAGCATACTTATGTGtcacacagaaaaaaaaacttcttgtGTTTCCCCCCTTTGACAATCTGGTCTATACTTTCTACTTTTCTTGAGTGCTTCTAAATATTATTTTCGTTTTTAAAATTTTTGGGCTCCAAGAGCCGGAGCTCCAAACCACCGCGCGTCAAACAAGATTTACTTTCTTACACTACTATTTTACAGACAGATACGAAACGATTTCTTTAATCTTACCAGTTAATACAGACATGTTTTCAGAAACGATAAGAGTGTACTATATCCCTTGAAAGGGAAACATAGTGTGCGAATAAACGCAGTCGGACAATTCAAGACAGAAAGATTAGAGTAAACATAGTGTGCGGACAAGATTCACTTTCTTACTCTATTTACAAACAGTTAAGAGGAAACATCGCCAGCCATATTTTTGAAAGATTACACTCCCTCACTCTAATGACTAAGGACTTCAATAATACTCCAACACTGTAATTTAGAGTAATAGATACTTTcaccgtttcataattcttgtcgaaatcttacatatACCTTTTATCCATAattacatccatttttggcaaatttgagacaagaattatgaaattaAACTAACTCCATAATTTGTCAGGTCATAGACATATAACAGGAATTTGTCGGGTCGTAGACATATAACAGGTGTCATCTATAAACTAACTCTACATGATTTATCAGCATTAATTACGACGTTGTAGAAAGATCAACTCTTACTCGATTGCCTGATCTGACTAAGTCAAGACACTGTTTGCAAACACTTGCTTTTTTGGGTGTACAAACACTTAAGCTGCGGTGTAAAGAAAATCAGTCATGCAAAACAGCTAAGCTCAAAATTATAAACGACGAGCAAAAGAGTACACATTGAAACTAATGAAACGAGAGTACATAAACAATTCTCAGCTCTTCATGCTAGACAGGACCATTTCGAGGGGGGAAACAACCATCCATTTTGTCCGCAAGCATAAGATATAAACTCCAAACAGCTAACAGTATcaagagaacaaaaaaagtTCTTAAGGTAGATTTGCTCTAAGCAGCGGCAcccttgcccttcttcttctgaagcTTCTTCATGTAAAACTCCAGCTCCTTACCCTCAAGGATGTAGCTGTAATCAGGTATCACAAGTTAAAACTTTGTAGCAGCCCAAAATGATACATAACTAGCACATTGAATTAAAATAAAGGTATAACACAAAAAACAGGCAAAAACAATACTTAAACCAGTTAGTGCAGGAGGACAACAAAATACAGAGGCCAACCATGAACAAAATATCAGCAAACTAAAATATTAAATCACATTACATCATAAAACATAATAAATTACTAGCCAATTTTACTTTCCGTCCATTTTTATACAGCAGTTTCAGTTACTCGTTGCAAGAACTTATAAATCATAAAATTAACTACAAAACTATTTTTCATGGCATAAACtatttttctatatatatTAAAGTTTGAATGCATGCTAGGACTTATTTACATCATCAAGATAAGCATCTCTTGAAGACAAATGTAAACATCTTTTTCACAGTCCAATCTAAAACATTATCAATATATAGAATAGAATATAAGGCGTCCAATATTCTTACCCGTCAGCCCGTCCACACTGCCCAGGGCGGGACGAAATGCAAGCCAACAACCTTCCGCTGCTAAATTGTTCTTCAATGTGGGGGTCTAGTGTGCGACCCTGTTGGCGTTTCTCCAGCTTCCTCTGGACATTGTTGCTTTTCTTGGCTTCCTctgcagccgcagcagcaggagcagcagcatcaccatCCTGCCAATGTGTATAACAAGAGTGAAGGATCAACTGTTATATCCGACAGTCAAAGCATAAGAAAACATACTTCAAGGCAGTCAGTTTATGAAATTCCAATAACATGAATCAACAAACTAGATAGCAAGTAACACTATGTGCAGTtaacacatgca
This is a stretch of genomic DNA from Brachypodium distachyon strain Bd21 chromosome 1, Brachypodium_distachyon_v3.0, whole genome shotgun sequence. It encodes these proteins:
- the LOC100825782 gene encoding uncharacterized protein LOC100825782, producing the protein MGSVSLKLPATRRRHGRVLACLCSPAPLNLLMLLSLVSTNLLALLAFFSTPGVPPTTQTPSSSDLSAHVAAIAREIGTGASSSSSTPLPADLPPELLLFLTPHALPLGRDARSGLTHMPASVGSVCLRSPSALSLLSQFMSYAPHAACPLNATAATLPRRLVSKGCEPLPRRRCLTRRRAPSSSSSTSGLDPRRWVTPSRSNSNPHEFLIDDVIKLTKIRIGLDVSVSGGAADFASRMKERNGATVVTSVLEPATSELVAARGLFPLLLSPAHRLPFYDGVFDLVHAAGAAALDGAGAPAMGLAGTPEALEFFLFDVDRVLRVGGLLWIDSYPCQSDERRRVVIKLIDRFGYKKLKWVVGEKPSGGGGAKASVYLSAVLRKPARV